A window from Cryptomeria japonica chromosome 1, Sugi_1.0, whole genome shotgun sequence encodes these proteins:
- the LOC131052271 gene encoding amino acid permease 3 translates to MAELECSSNPVIHTSNLSHSNGCENDEHFIRTGTFWTATAHIVTAVIGAGVLSLAWSVAQLGWIAGPTIMIIFAVITYYSSCLLADCYKFPDPVTGPNRNPRYRDAVRLYLGTKKAWMCGLVQYVSLYGIGIAYTITTSISIRAIKQSDCYHKNGHAYHCHFSENTIMILFGLTQVILSQIPNFHNVWGLSIVAAIMSFTYASIGAGLGIGKVVENGKFRGSIGGISTSPITSTSRKVWLVLQAIGDIAFSYPYSVLVIEIEDTLKSKPPENKTMKKASLLVVTTTTLFYMLCSFFGYAAFGDDTPGNLLTGFGFYEPYWLVDFANACIVVHLVGAYQVFCQPLFAFIEDWFLNKWPNNAILHYEWDIPIPLLGLYNAKLFRLLWRTAFVITTTVIAILFPFFNQVLGLLGAINFWPLAVYFPIGMYIVHNKVQMWSVDWVLLQAFSFVCLLISLACAVGSMEGLVKG, encoded by the exons ATGGCAGAGTTGGAGTGTTCATCCAACCCTGTCATTCATACAAGCAATCTTTCACATTCCAATGGCTGTGAGAATGATGAACACTTCATTCGGACAG GCACATTTTGGACTGCAACAGCTCATATTGTCACAGCAGTGATAGGAGCTGGAGTTTTATCATTGGCATGGAGTGTTGCACAGTTGGGATGGATTGCTGGCCCTACAATCATGATTATTTTTGCTGTCATAACATACTATTCCTCTTGCTTGTTAGCAGATTGTTACAAGTTTCCTGATCCAGTCACTGGACCCAACAGAAACCCTAGATATAGGGATGCTGTCAGACTGTATCTGG GTACAAAGAAAGCATGGATGTGTGGCCTAGTCCAATATGTGTCCTTGTATGGAATAGGCATTGCTTATACAATCACCACTTCAATAAGCATAAG AGCAATCAAGCAATCAGATTGCTATCACAAAAATGGACATGCCTATCATTGCCACTTCTCAGAGAACACCATCATGATCCTTTTTGGATTGACTCAAGTCATCTTATCTCAAATACCAAACTTTCACAATGTTTGGGGATTATCTATAGTTGCAGCCATAATGTCATTTACCTATGCATCAATTGGAGCGGGTCTTGGAATTGGAAAAGTAGTTG AAAATGGAAAGTTTAGGGGGAGTATTGGTGGAATTAGCACAAGTCCTATCACGTCCACATCACGAAAAGTTTGGCTGGTCCTCCAAGCCATTGGTGACATTGCATTTTCATATCCATACTCTGTGCTTGTCATAGAAATTGAG GACACTTTGAAATCAAAACCTCCAGAAAACAAAACTATGAAGAAGGCATCCCTGCTTGTTGTAACCACAACAACTCTATTCTACATGCTCTGTAGTTTCTTTGGGTATGCAGCCTTTGGGGATGATACACCTGGAAACCTCTTGACAGGTTTTGGTTTCTATGAGCCTTATTGGCTGGTTGACTTTGCTAATGCATGCATAGTGGTTCATCTGGTGGGAGCATACCAA GTATTCTGCCAGCCCCTATTTGCTTTTATTGAAGATTGGTTTTTGAATAAGTGGCCAAATAATGCAATCCTCCATTATGAGTGGGACATACCCATTCCCCTGCTTGGGTTGTATAATGCAAAATTGTTCAGGTTGTTGTGGAGAACAGCATTCGTGATCACAACTACTGTTATTGCCATTTTATTTCCATTCTTCAATCAGGTTCTTGGACTTTTGGGTGCTATTAATTTTTGGCCATTGGCAGTGTACTTTCCAATAGGGATGTACATTGTACACAACAAAGTCCAGATGTGGTCAGTTGACTGGGTTCTTTTGCAAGCTTTCAGCTTTGTTTGTCTTCTCATTTCACTGGCATGTGCTGTTGGATCCATGGAAGGCCTTGTGAAAGGTTAA